In a genomic window of Candidatus Chazhemtobacterium aquaticus:
- the recJ gene encoding single-stranded-DNA-specific exonuclease RecJ, producing MRWQIKSTFQADTPTNQSQHVVKHLLNQRGFKTTSQQQEFLNPLEPSLKTALAQLPDLDQTQLNKAHARISKAINSHQPIIIYGDYDCDGISAATILWTALHQSGAIVKPFIPHRVHHGYGLSSNGVTDALSLFPNKQPLIITVDNGISAIKEAQKLKKMGLDLIITDHHTPPDILPPAHSIVHTTHLSGSGVAWLIASLFNPHPLTEFAALGTVCDLLPLTGFNRSLVKHGLEHIKNTSNPGLLALYQAAGIADTAQISTYHLGYILGPRINAVGRLSHALDALRLFCTTNQTTAQSLAHHLSNLNYQRQDLTQDHATMAINHFKSLSTLPNILVFHHPDFHEGIIGLVASRLTDHFHRPSIIISSADNVLKASARSVPGINITQLISQTSHLLTNYGGHHQAAGFSASPDHLQDIHDSLTKLGDSLDPKLLVKTLDIDLQLDPSLLSLDLFDQLSHLEPFGIANPQPIFASSLPVKSHSLIGKTMTHLKVQPEQPFTHLDVIGFNLASRRHKLSNHSSFAFTLNKNHFRGKTSLQLLVKDIK from the coding sequence ATGCGCTGGCAAATTAAATCCACCTTCCAAGCAGACACACCAACCAACCAGTCTCAACATGTTGTCAAACATCTTCTTAATCAACGCGGTTTCAAAACCACTTCTCAACAACAAGAATTTCTAAATCCACTAGAACCATCTCTCAAAACTGCCCTTGCCCAACTCCCCGATCTTGATCAAACTCAACTAAACAAAGCCCATGCTCGAATCAGTAAGGCCATTAATTCTCACCAGCCCATCATCATCTATGGCGACTACGACTGTGACGGTATCTCCGCCGCCACCATTCTCTGGACTGCCCTTCATCAATCCGGAGCCATCGTCAAACCATTTATTCCCCACCGTGTTCATCACGGCTACGGCCTTTCTTCAAACGGAGTTACTGATGCACTCTCACTCTTCCCCAACAAACAACCCCTTATCATCACCGTCGACAATGGCATCTCAGCCATTAAAGAAGCCCAAAAACTCAAAAAAATGGGTCTCGACCTTATCATCACCGATCACCACACCCCCCCTGACATTCTCCCACCTGCTCATAGTATCGTTCACACTACCCATCTCTCCGGTAGCGGAGTTGCTTGGCTTATAGCCTCTCTCTTTAATCCCCATCCTCTCACGGAATTTGCCGCTCTTGGCACTGTTTGTGACCTACTCCCCTTAACTGGATTTAACCGATCTTTAGTCAAACACGGACTGGAACATATTAAAAACACCAGCAACCCCGGACTTCTCGCCCTCTACCAAGCCGCGGGAATTGCCGATACTGCGCAAATCTCCACCTACCACCTCGGCTATATCCTAGGTCCTCGTATCAACGCTGTTGGTCGTCTAAGCCACGCCCTAGACGCCTTAAGACTTTTCTGTACTACTAATCAAACCACTGCCCAGTCTCTTGCCCACCACCTCTCAAACCTCAATTATCAGCGCCAAGACCTCACTCAAGATCATGCAACCATGGCCATCAATCATTTTAAGAGTCTCTCGACTCTGCCCAATATTCTTGTCTTTCATCACCCTGACTTCCATGAGGGTATTATTGGCCTAGTCGCCTCCCGACTTACCGATCATTTTCACCGACCCTCAATCATTATAAGTTCTGCCGATAATGTACTTAAAGCCTCTGCTCGATCTGTCCCTGGTATCAACATTACTCAACTCATCTCCCAAACAAGTCACTTGCTCACCAATTACGGAGGCCATCACCAAGCTGCCGGTTTCTCCGCCTCTCCTGACCATCTCCAAGATATTCACGACTCGTTAACCAAGCTGGGTGACAGTCTTGATCCTAAGCTTTTAGTAAAAACTCTTGATATCGACCTTCAGCTTGACCCAAGCCTTCTAAGTCTCGATCTCTTTGACCAGCTCTCCCATCTCGAGCCCTTTGGTATCGCTAATCCTCAACCCATTTTTGCCTCCTCACTGCCCGTCAAATCACATTCGTTAATTGGTAAGACCATGACCCACCTCAAGGTTCAGCCAGAACAACCCTTTACCCATCTTGATGTAATTGGCTTCAACCTCGCCTCCCGTCGTCACAAGCTTTCTAATCACTCAAGCTTCGCCTTTACCCTCAACAAGAATCATTTTCGGGGTAAAACATCACTCCAACTTCTTGTAAAAGACATAAAATAA
- a CDS encoding amino acid--tRNA ligase-related protein has protein sequence MVRTIIKDTPNKIGEVVTLNGWVHSRRDHGKIIFLDLRDRSGLVQVVGDQILDPLKPESVVEITGLVKARPEKLINPHLTTGSIEIEAQSATLISPAKDLPLPIDSDGYDIDESVRLKYRYLDLRRPRLQNNLRLRSQLANLIRQHLIKQDFVEIETPILTKTTPEGARDFLVPSRLQPGNFYALPQSPQQYKQLLMVAGMERYFQFARCFRDEDPRHDRAYGEFTQLDIELSFVTQEDILQLTEELFTTTIQQLFPHKHISKSPWPRLSHAQAVKEYGSDKPDLRQDKNNPDELSFAWVLDFPLFTQQSDSDFYHGSGSAKFAPSHHMFTAPHPEDIKLLDSDPQKVRGLQHDLVLNGYEVGGGSIRIHQPEIQQKIFQLIGFTPQQQAQFEHLLTAFTYGVPPHGGIAPGLDRLLMAILGEPSLRETIAFPASGSGLTAVVNAPSPATTEQLEELHLAITQPKKK, from the coding sequence ATGGTCAGGACAATCATCAAAGATACCCCGAACAAGATCGGGGAAGTAGTTACTCTTAACGGCTGGGTTCACTCTCGCCGTGACCACGGCAAGATCATCTTCCTAGATTTAAGAGACCGCTCTGGCTTGGTCCAAGTCGTCGGTGACCAGATCCTTGATCCTCTCAAACCCGAATCAGTCGTTGAGATCACTGGTTTAGTTAAAGCTCGTCCAGAAAAACTAATAAACCCTCATCTTACCACCGGCTCCATCGAAATCGAGGCCCAGTCAGCCACTCTAATCTCTCCTGCCAAGGACCTACCTCTACCCATCGATAGTGATGGCTATGACATCGATGAATCAGTCAGACTTAAATATCGATACCTCGATCTTCGTCGCCCTCGACTTCAAAACAATCTTCGTCTCCGCTCCCAACTAGCCAATCTAATTCGCCAACACTTAATTAAACAAGACTTTGTCGAGATCGAGACCCCCATTCTCACCAAAACCACACCTGAGGGAGCTCGTGATTTTCTCGTCCCCAGCCGACTTCAACCGGGTAACTTCTATGCTCTTCCCCAAAGCCCTCAACAATACAAACAGCTGTTAATGGTCGCTGGTATGGAAAGATACTTCCAGTTTGCCCGTTGTTTTCGTGACGAAGATCCTCGTCACGATCGCGCCTATGGTGAGTTCACCCAACTCGATATCGAACTCTCCTTTGTTACTCAAGAAGACATCCTTCAGCTAACTGAAGAACTCTTTACCACCACCATCCAACAACTTTTCCCCCACAAACACATCTCCAAATCTCCTTGGCCGCGACTGTCTCACGCCCAAGCCGTTAAAGAATATGGATCCGACAAACCTGACTTACGCCAAGATAAGAACAATCCAGACGAATTAAGTTTTGCCTGGGTTCTCGACTTCCCTCTTTTTACTCAACAATCCGACTCCGACTTCTACCATGGCTCTGGATCGGCCAAGTTCGCCCCCTCTCATCATATGTTCACCGCTCCTCATCCAGAAGACATAAAGCTTCTTGATAGCGACCCTCAAAAAGTTAGAGGTCTTCAACACGACCTGGTTTTAAATGGATATGAAGTCGGTGGTGGCAGTATTCGTATCCACCAACCTGAAATCCAACAAAAGATCTTTCAGCTGATTGGTTTTACTCCTCAACAGCAAGCCCAGTTTGAACACCTTCTTACCGCCTTTACCTACGGTGTTCCACCCCACGGTGGCATTGCTCCCGGTCTCGATCGTCTTCTCATGGCCATACTAGGCGAGCCTAGTTTACGAGAAACCATTGCTTTTCCAGCCAGTGGTTCTGGTCTCACCGCAGTTGTCAACGCCCCGAGTCCAGCCACCACCGAACAGCTAGAGGAACTCCATCTAGCCATCACCCAACCCAAGAAAAAGTAA
- a CDS encoding replication-associated recombination protein A translates to MSKAEPLASQIRPTTLDDYIGQSHLVGKDKPLRVAIESQHLFSMIFWGPPGTGKTTLAKIYAKALNAHFHELSAVSAGKDDVRKIIKQSQDALQPGILFLDEIHRFNKAQQDYLLPYVESGTITLIGATTENPSFEVISPLLSRCRIFTLNELTDQEMLIIINRSLKKLTTTASQTAKDWLVRMANGDARQAITMIDNTYQLYRKITLKNLKNTLQNPYLRFDKKGEEHYNTISAFIKSMRAGDVNATLYYLARMVNAGEDPKFIARRMVIFASEDIGLAAPTALVVANEVFRAVETIGYPECQINLAHGAAYLASCRKDKSAYHAYFKALDDVKNLGNLPIPLNLRNAPTKLMKNLGYGQGYQPYTKASLLPEKIKNKQYFTSSKPAKKTP, encoded by the coding sequence ATGAGCAAAGCTGAACCACTAGCCTCTCAAATCCGCCCCACCACCCTTGATGATTACATCGGCCAATCTCATCTCGTTGGCAAGGATAAACCTCTTCGTGTAGCCATAGAATCCCAACACCTTTTCTCTATGATTTTCTGGGGTCCTCCCGGCACTGGTAAAACCACTCTCGCCAAAATCTACGCCAAAGCTCTCAATGCCCACTTTCATGAACTCTCAGCCGTCTCTGCCGGTAAAGATGACGTCAGAAAAATCATTAAGCAATCCCAAGACGCACTCCAGCCTGGCATTCTTTTCCTTGATGAGATTCATCGCTTCAACAAAGCCCAGCAAGATTACCTCCTCCCGTATGTTGAGTCAGGTACCATCACCCTCATCGGTGCTACCACCGAAAATCCAAGCTTTGAGGTCATCTCCCCTCTCCTCTCTCGCTGCCGTATCTTTACTCTCAATGAGCTTACCGATCAAGAAATGCTCATCATCATCAACCGTTCTTTAAAAAAACTAACCACCACCGCCAGTCAAACCGCCAAAGACTGGCTTGTCCGCATGGCTAATGGCGACGCCCGCCAAGCCATCACCATGATTGACAACACCTACCAACTGTACCGCAAAATTACCCTCAAAAATCTCAAAAACACCCTCCAAAACCCCTACCTTCGTTTCGACAAAAAAGGTGAAGAACACTACAACACCATCTCCGCTTTTATCAAAAGCATGCGTGCTGGCGATGTCAACGCCACCCTCTACTATCTCGCTCGCATGGTCAATGCCGGCGAAGACCCCAAGTTTATAGCCAGAAGAATGGTCATCTTCGCCAGTGAAGACATTGGTTTAGCGGCCCCCACCGCCTTAGTTGTCGCCAATGAAGTTTTCAGAGCCGTTGAAACCATCGGCTACCCTGAATGTCAGATTAACCTCGCTCATGGTGCCGCCTACCTCGCCTCCTGTCGCAAAGACAAAAGCGCCTATCACGCCTACTTTAAGGCTCTAGACGACGTCAAAAATCTAGGCAATCTCCCCATTCCTTTAAACTTAAGAAACGCCCCTACCAAACTTATGAAAAACCTAGGCTACGGCCAAGGATATCAACCTTACACCAAAGCAAGCCTGCTTCCTGAGAAGATAAAAAACAAGCAATACTTCACTAGCTCCAAACCAGCCAAAAAAACTCCCTAA
- the gltX gene encoding glutamate--tRNA ligase produces the protein MATVRTRIAPSPTGIPHIGNTRTALFSYLLAKKNSGQFILRIEDTDQKRLVPESLEAIYEIHDFLKLIPDEDPRKGGPSGPYIQTQRLDLYQKYAQELLEKGVAYQKEGAIRIKMPKQGYTSWNDLVQGKISIPNQEVDDKVLLKSNGIPTYHLAVVVDDHLMNISHIIRGVEWISSTPVHLHLYQALGWQVPIIAHVPLLLGPDKTKLSKRHGAKSVLEYRDDGYLPEAINNFLFYLGNSYQDNSAILTLKQMAQIFDETKLQKQNAIFDIEKLQFFNKQWIKRLTPAELLPRLKPFLPSPWVVKDSLLLQIIPLTQERLTTLKDFPTLTNYFFSSPDYTSISFTSKQHLIDARAVLSQTEWNKSAIESSLQQLTDTHQYHRGQFFMDLRLAITGQKITPPLTESMLILGQQQILSRLDTVIKLI, from the coding sequence ATGGCTACAGTGAGAACTAGAATTGCTCCCAGCCCCACCGGCATTCCTCATATTGGCAATACCAGAACTGCCCTGTTCAGTTATCTTCTGGCCAAAAAAAACTCCGGCCAGTTTATCCTACGAATCGAAGACACTGATCAGAAACGCCTTGTTCCCGAGTCACTTGAAGCAATCTACGAAATCCATGATTTTTTAAAACTCATCCCCGATGAAGATCCTCGCAAAGGTGGACCCAGTGGTCCATATATCCAGACTCAACGGCTTGACCTTTACCAGAAATACGCCCAAGAACTACTTGAAAAAGGAGTCGCCTATCAAAAAGAAGGTGCCATCAGAATCAAGATGCCCAAGCAAGGCTATACCTCCTGGAACGATCTCGTCCAAGGAAAAATCAGCATCCCCAACCAAGAAGTTGACGATAAAGTCCTGCTTAAATCAAACGGTATCCCCACCTACCACCTTGCCGTGGTCGTAGACGACCATCTTATGAACATCTCCCATATCATCAGAGGAGTCGAGTGGATCTCCTCTACTCCTGTTCATCTCCATCTCTATCAGGCCTTAGGTTGGCAAGTCCCCATCATCGCCCATGTTCCTCTGCTTCTTGGACCCGACAAAACCAAGTTAAGCAAACGCCATGGCGCCAAATCAGTCCTTGAGTACCGTGATGATGGCTATCTCCCCGAAGCTATAAACAACTTCCTCTTCTATCTTGGTAACTCATATCAAGACAACTCAGCCATCCTTACCCTTAAGCAAATGGCTCAGATTTTCGATGAAACCAAGCTTCAAAAACAAAACGCCATTTTTGATATCGAAAAATTGCAATTTTTCAACAAACAATGGATCAAGCGCCTCACTCCAGCAGAACTCCTCCCCCGTCTTAAACCCTTCCTTCCTTCCCCTTGGGTAGTCAAGGACTCACTCCTTCTCCAGATTATTCCTCTCACCCAAGAACGACTTACCACCCTAAAAGACTTCCCCACTCTCACCAATTATTTCTTCTCCTCTCCTGACTACACCTCCATTTCCTTCACCTCTAAACAACACCTCATTGATGCCCGCGCAGTCCTAAGTCAAACAGAATGGAACAAATCAGCGATTGAGTCTTCTCTTCAACAACTAACCGATACTCATCAGTACCATCGAGGCCAATTTTTCATGGATCTTCGTTTAGCTATAACCGGTCAAAAAATCACCCCACCACTAACTGAGTCCATGCTTATTCTAGGTCAACAGCAGATTCTCTCTCGTCTTGACACAGTCATTAAGCTAATCTAA
- a CDS encoding DUF1704 domain-containing protein: MSGLLKIITPVNLDQEYHRFINSNHYHPVFRYRWRSNLTQHLKKNSPKTNLIKAILTQDHQQITNTAQHLFSTNIDPQIVRLAQKITASPPPRLRHPTITQVIKAFNKAFHYFNLDYQAVVSSQSGFNVRPKQTQKLVLISRRLNLNFFSLSGLVKHELSHVIRYENGLFNHLKRSPDYLPTEEGLATFVQDHQGSWSQKSKFQHAAEYLASAISLDGSLRDIYDFFRSLGFPKELAWQRAIRHKFGFINTRQAGGIIKPAMYFNFSQKISQLTPQQRLKLYIGKISLNDLSQHQKYIGRFTPKQIHHFFEI, encoded by the coding sequence ATGAGCGGGTTGCTTAAAATCATTACCCCCGTTAACCTCGATCAGGAGTACCACCGATTTATCAACTCCAACCACTATCACCCCGTCTTTAGATACCGCTGGAGATCAAACCTCACCCAACATCTCAAAAAAAACTCCCCCAAAACCAATCTCATTAAAGCCATTCTCACTCAGGATCATCAGCAAATAACTAACACCGCACAACACCTATTCTCAACCAATATTGACCCTCAAATTGTCCGTCTTGCTCAAAAAATTACCGCCTCACCGCCTCCTCGTCTCCGTCACCCCACCATCACCCAGGTTATAAAAGCCTTTAATAAAGCCTTTCACTATTTTAACCTTGATTATCAAGCAGTTGTTTCCTCTCAATCTGGCTTTAACGTCCGACCCAAACAAACCCAAAAGCTAGTTCTCATCAGTCGCCGTCTTAATCTAAATTTCTTTTCTCTTTCAGGACTAGTCAAACACGAGCTTTCTCACGTTATCCGCTACGAAAACGGTCTCTTTAATCACCTCAAACGTTCTCCAGACTATCTTCCCACTGAAGAAGGACTAGCCACCTTTGTCCAAGACCACCAAGGTAGTTGGTCACAAAAATCCAAATTTCAGCATGCCGCCGAATACTTAGCCAGTGCCATCAGTTTGGATGGTTCTCTACGTGATATCTATGATTTCTTCCGCTCTCTTGGTTTCCCCAAAGAACTAGCCTGGCAGCGAGCTATCCGTCACAAATTCGGCTTCATCAATACCCGCCAAGCTGGTGGCATCATCAAACCAGCCATGTACTTCAATTTCTCCCAAAAAATCTCTCAGTTAACTCCTCAGCAAAGACTCAAGCTCTATATTGGCAAAATTTCACTCAATGATCTCTCTCAACACCAAAAATATATCGGTCGATTCACTCCAAAACAAATTCATCACTTTTTCGAAATTTAA
- a CDS encoding RelA/SpoT family protein, producing the protein MSSSLADLFTIISQHGQPIVRSRVSKAYHFAKQAHQGQIRHTGEPLISHPLETAKILASWGQSESVIIAALLHETLELGNITPDQIKQQFGSDIATLVERVTQVGQVKLRHSTNSIFLENARKMFFALAQDIRVVFIRLADRLHNMQTLDAIPIKKQRRIALETLEVYAPLAERLGMGHLKGELEDLAFPFIYPKEALWLDKIAAPHFRHAQHRLQKQLVKLNKIISKAGITAQVHGRPKHRYSLYKKLIRPEINKDINSIHDLIALRIITNTESDCYSCLGLIHKHFKPAPHLGISDYIAQPKPNGYQSIHTRVFDSHGHIIEIQIRTQSMHEHAEYGAAAHHAYAEAKAHGTSGSQLENLDTHKLIKKMDWVHQLSRWQKELSSASDFVTSVKLDALSHRIYVFSPLGDVYDLPVDATPIDFAFAVHTNLINQIQAAKVNGRLVSLSHPLKSGDLVEIIKSKYPRKPSKNWLSFVKTHRARTRITKILQNKDSQV; encoded by the coding sequence ATGTCCTCTTCACTCGCCGATCTTTTTACCATCATCAGCCAACACGGACAACCAATAGTCCGCTCACGTGTCTCTAAAGCCTATCACTTCGCCAAACAAGCTCATCAAGGCCAAATACGTCACACTGGTGAACCACTAATCTCCCACCCTCTAGAAACCGCTAAAATCCTTGCTTCCTGGGGCCAGTCAGAATCTGTCATCATAGCCGCCCTCCTTCACGAAACACTGGAACTAGGCAACATCACCCCTGATCAGATAAAACAGCAATTTGGTTCGGATATTGCCACACTTGTCGAGCGCGTCACTCAGGTAGGCCAAGTCAAACTAAGGCACAGCACCAACTCAATCTTCCTCGAGAACGCTCGTAAAATGTTTTTTGCCCTAGCTCAAGATATTCGGGTCGTCTTCATTCGTCTTGCCGACCGACTTCATAATATGCAAACTCTTGACGCTATCCCCATTAAAAAACAACGTCGTATTGCTCTAGAAACCCTGGAGGTTTATGCCCCCCTTGCCGAAAGACTTGGCATGGGACATCTTAAAGGGGAACTTGAAGATCTCGCCTTCCCCTTTATTTACCCCAAAGAAGCCCTCTGGCTTGACAAAATCGCTGCTCCCCACTTTAGACACGCCCAACACCGACTTCAAAAACAACTTGTCAAACTAAACAAAATTATCAGTAAAGCTGGAATTACCGCTCAAGTCCATGGCCGGCCCAAACATCGCTACAGCCTCTACAAAAAACTCATTCGTCCCGAAATTAATAAGGACATTAACTCTATCCACGACCTCATTGCTCTGCGTATCATCACCAATACCGAATCAGACTGTTATTCTTGTTTAGGCCTTATTCACAAACACTTCAAACCTGCTCCTCATCTGGGTATCTCCGACTACATCGCCCAGCCCAAGCCCAACGGTTATCAATCCATCCATACCAGGGTTTTTGACTCTCATGGACATATCATCGAGATCCAGATTCGCACCCAATCCATGCACGAACACGCTGAATATGGAGCCGCCGCTCATCATGCATACGCAGAGGCAAAAGCTCACGGAACCAGCGGTTCCCAATTAGAGAACCTAGATACTCATAAACTCATCAAAAAAATGGACTGGGTCCATCAGCTCTCTCGTTGGCAGAAAGAACTTAGCTCCGCCTCCGATTTTGTCACCTCCGTTAAACTCGATGCCTTAAGTCACCGCATCTATGTTTTCTCCCCGCTAGGGGATGTCTACGATCTTCCTGTTGACGCCACCCCAATAGACTTCGCCTTTGCCGTCCACACCAATTTAATCAATCAAATTCAAGCCGCCAAGGTCAATGGAAGACTAGTTTCCTTAAGCCACCCCTTAAAGAGTGGTGATTTAGTTGAAATCATCAAAAGTAAATATCCTCGCAAACCCAGTAAAAACTGGTTAAGCTTTGTCAAAACTCATCGCGCCCGGACTCGCATCACTAAGATACTTCAGAACAAAGATTCGCAAGTATAA
- a CDS encoding pyruvate kinase, with translation MEEIETKIIATIGPASVGLVKELVEAGIDYVRINTAYGDEGQYEMVLDSLEEVGGGVEVIWDIKELGALEYARAKGIGVVAVSFAEREEQIVEVRERMKKVRVIAKIESRLGVENFEKILAVSDGIMVARGDLGRAVPVERVPPLQKEFTRKTLEAGKFLITATEMLLSMVEKSEPTRAEVSDVANAIFEHSSAVMLSEETAIGKYPVESVRMMRRIIVEAEKWNRENSLS, from the coding sequence ATGGAAGAGATAGAAACAAAGATAATTGCCACGATTGGACCAGCTTCGGTTGGTTTAGTGAAGGAGTTAGTGGAAGCGGGAATTGATTATGTGCGGATTAATACAGCGTATGGAGATGAGGGGCAATATGAGATGGTACTTGATAGTCTGGAAGAGGTTGGCGGAGGAGTTGAGGTTATTTGGGATATTAAGGAGTTGGGAGCTTTAGAGTATGCACGGGCAAAGGGGATAGGGGTGGTAGCAGTGTCGTTTGCAGAGAGAGAGGAACAGATTGTGGAGGTTAGAGAGAGGATGAAGAAAGTGAGAGTGATTGCAAAAATTGAGTCAAGACTGGGAGTAGAAAACTTTGAGAAGATCTTGGCGGTATCGGATGGGATTATGGTGGCCAGAGGTGATTTGGGTAGGGCTGTGCCTGTAGAGCGAGTGCCGCCACTGCAGAAAGAGTTTACAAGAAAGACTTTGGAAGCAGGAAAGTTTTTGATTACGGCAACCGAGATGTTGCTGTCAATGGTTGAAAAGTCAGAACCAACTAGGGCAGAGGTATCGGATGTAGCTAATGCGATTTTTGAGCACTCATCAGCGGTTATGTTGTCGGAGGAGACGGCAATCGGCAAGTATCCTGTTGAGTCAGTGAGAATGATGCGGAGGATTATTGTAGAGGCAGAAAAATGGAACAGGGAGAATAGTTTAAGTTAG
- a CDS encoding D-alanyl-D-alanine carboxypeptidase family protein, producing the protein MLPSFQTDSIDYYQKKAYLTLLQLKRAFTRLPEGKRLLFFLIILTLFLYPGQNYWQTLSLNPTQPKVKAANITLNQPLPPQPDQTPPPRLTAQAVFVFEPDSGTILHQINPDTRLHPASTTKIMTALTALDVYSPNDILTVKTGDQAIGQSVHLETGQQFTAKDLLYAILVASGNDAALTLAENYPDGGYSRFVELMNQKAKDLHLKNTSFTNVSGIEGGNHKTTVHDLAILTKEAINNPLFMEIVNTPQITITDTTNQTQYKLETTNQLLGKIEGLRGIKTGWTENAGECLITYVERNNKKIITVVLNSSDRFGETKQLIDWVYSHHTWPKQ; encoded by the coding sequence ATGCTCCCCTCTTTTCAGACTGACTCAATCGATTACTACCAAAAAAAAGCCTATCTCACTCTCCTTCAACTAAAAAGAGCGTTCACCCGTCTCCCTGAAGGCAAACGTCTCCTTTTCTTCCTCATAATCCTAACCCTCTTTCTCTATCCCGGCCAAAACTACTGGCAGACCCTCTCACTCAATCCTACTCAACCAAAAGTAAAAGCTGCCAATATCACCTTAAATCAACCTCTTCCGCCACAACCAGACCAAACTCCGCCTCCACGTCTCACTGCTCAAGCCGTCTTTGTTTTTGAGCCAGACTCAGGCACCATCCTTCATCAAATCAATCCAGACACCCGTCTTCATCCAGCCTCTACCACTAAGATCATGACCGCCCTAACCGCTCTTGACGTTTACTCGCCCAACGACATCCTCACTGTCAAAACTGGCGATCAAGCCATCGGTCAATCAGTCCACCTTGAAACTGGTCAACAGTTTACCGCCAAAGACCTTCTCTATGCCATCCTAGTCGCCTCTGGTAACGATGCCGCCCTCACTCTGGCTGAGAACTATCCCGACGGCGGCTACTCTCGTTTTGTCGAGCTTATGAACCAAAAAGCTAAGGACCTTCATCTTAAAAACACCTCCTTCACTAACGTCTCAGGAATAGAAGGTGGCAATCACAAAACCACTGTTCACGACCTCGCTATACTCACCAAGGAAGCAATTAATAATCCACTCTTCATGGAAATCGTCAACACTCCCCAAATCACCATTACCGACACAACCAACCAAACTCAATATAAACTAGAAACCACCAACCAACTCCTCGGCAAAATCGAAGGCCTAAGAGGCATCAAGACCGGCTGGACCGAAAATGCTGGTGAATGTCTCATCACTTACGTTGAACGAAACAACAAAAAAATCATCACTGTTGTTCTAAATTCCTCAGACCGTTTCGGAGAAACCAAACAACTCATAGACTGGGTCTACTCCCACCACACCTGGCCCAAACAATAA